The Bos javanicus breed banteng chromosome 21, ARS-OSU_banteng_1.0, whole genome shotgun sequence genome includes a region encoding these proteins:
- the ARHGAP5 gene encoding rho GTPase-activating protein 5 isoform X3, with product MMAKNKEPRPPSYTISVVGLSGTEKDKGNCGVGKSCLCNRFVRSKADEYYPEHTSVLSTIDFGGRVVNNDHFLYWGDITQSGEDGVECKIHVIEQTEFIDDQTFLPHRSTNLQPYIKRAAASKLQSAEKLMYICTDQLGLEQDFEQKQMPEGKLNVDGFLLCIDVSQGCNRKFDDQLKFVNNLFVQLSKSKKPVIIAATKCDECVDHYLREVQAFASNKKNLLVVETSARFNVNIETCFTALVQMLDKTRGKPKIIPYLDAYKTQRQLVVTATDKFEKLVQTVRDYHATWKTVSNKLKNHPDYEEYINLEGTRKARNTFSKHIEQLKQEHIRKRREEYINTLPRAFNTLLPNLEEIEHLNWSEALKLMEKRADFQLCFVVLEKTPWDETDHIDKINDRRIPFDLLSTLEAEKVYQNHVQHLISEKRRVEMKEKFKKTLEKIQFISPGQPWEEVMCFVMEDEAFKYITEADSKEVYGRHQREIVEKAKEEFQEMLFEHSELFYDLDLNATPSSDKMSEIHTVLSEEPRYKALQKLAPDRESLLLKHIGFVYHPTKETCLSGQNCTDIKVEQLLASSLLQLDHGRLRLYHDSTNIDKVNLFILGKDGLAQELANEIRTQSTDDEYALDGKIYELDLRPVDAKSPYFLSQLWTAAFKPHGCFCVFNSIESLNFIGEFIGKIRTEASQIRKDKYMANLPFTLILANQRDSISKNLPILRHQGQQLANKLQCPFVDVPGGTYPRKFNETQIKQALRGVLESVKHNLDVVSPVPTNKDVSEADLRIVMCAMCGDPFSVDLILSPFLDSHSCSAAQAGQNNSLMLDKIIGEKRRRIQITILSYHSSIGVRKDELVHGYILVYSAKRKASMGMLRAFLSEVQDTIPVQLVAVTDSQADFFENEAIKELMTEGEHIATEISAKFTALYSLSQYHRQTEVFTLFFSDVLEKKNMIENSYLSDSTRESTHQSEDVFLPSPRDCFPYNNYPDSDDDTEAPPPYSPIGDDVQLLPTPSDRSRYRLDLEGNEYPIHSTPNCHDHERNHKVPPPIKPKPVAPKTNVKKLDPNLLKTIEAGIGKNPRKQTSRVPLAHPEDMDPSDNYSEPIDTIFKQKGYSDEIYVVPDDSQNRVIKIRNSFVNNTQGDEENGFSDRTSKSHGERRPSKYKYKSKTLFSKAKSYYRRTHSDASDDEAFTTSKTKRKGRHRGSEEDPLLSPVETWKGGIDNPAITSDQELDDKKMKKKTHKVKEDKKVKKEN from the coding sequence ATgatggcaaaaaacaaagagcctCGCCCCCCGTCCTATACCATCAGTGTAGTTGGACTCTCTGGGACTGAAAAAGACAAAGGTAACTGTGGAGTTGGAAAGTCTTGTTTGTGCAATAGATTTGTACGCTCAAAAGCTGATGAATATTATCCAGAACATACTTCTGTGCTTAGCACCATTGACTTCGGAGGACGAGTAGTAAACAATGATCATTTTTTGTACTGGGGTGACATAACGCAAAGTGGTGAAGATGGAGTAGAGTGCAAAATTCATGTCATCGAACAAACGGAGTTCATTGATGACCAGACTTTCTTGCCTCATCGGAGTACGAATTTGCAACCATATATAAAGCGTGCAGCTGCCTCTAAATTGCAGTCAGCAGAAAAACTAATGTACATTTGCACTGATCAACTAGGCTTGGAACAAGACTTCGAACAGAAGCAAATGCCTGAAGGGAAGCTCAATGTAGATGGATTTTTATTGTGCATTGACGTAAGTCAGGGATGCAATAGGAAGTTTGATGATCAACTTAAATTTGTCAATAACCTTTTTGTCCAACTATCAAAATCAAAAAAACCTGTAATAATAGCAGCAACTAAATGTGATGAATGTGTGGATCATTATCTTAGAGAAGTTCAGGCATTTGCTTCAAACAAAAAGAACCTTCTTGTAGTGGAAACATCAGCACGATTTAACGTCAACATTGAGACATGTTTCACTGCACTGGTACAAATGTTGGATAAAACTCGTGGCAAGCCTAAAATTATTCCCTATCTGGATGCTTATAAAACACAGAGACAACTTGTTGTCACAGCAACAGATAAGTTCGAAAAACTTGTACAGACTGTGAGAGATTATCATGCAACTTGGAAAACTGTtagtaacaaattgaaaaatcatCCTGATTATGAAGAATACATCAACTTAGAGGGAACAAGAAAGGCTAGAAATACATTCTCAAAACACATAGAACAGCTTAAACAGGAACAtataagaaaaaggagagaagaatatataaatactttACCGAGAGCTTTTAACACTCTTTTGCCAAATCTGGAAGAGATTGAACATTTGAATTGGTCAGAAGCTTTGAAGTTAATGGAAAAGAGAGCAGATTTTCAGTTATGTTTTGTGGTGCTAGAAAAAACACCTTGGGATGAAACTGACCATATAGACAAAATCAACGATAGACGGATCCCATTTGACCTCCTGAGCACTTTAGAAGCTGAAAAAGTCTATCAGAACCATGTACAGCATCTAATATCAGAGAAGAGGAGggtagaaatgaaggaaaaattcaAGAAGACTTTGgaaaaaattcagtttatttcaCCTGGGCAACCATGGGAGGAAGTTATGTGCTTTGTAATGGAGGATGAAGCCTTCAAATACATCACTGAGGCTGATAGCAAAGAGGTGTATGGTAGGCATCAGCGAGAAATAGTTGAAAAAGCCAAAGAAGAGTTTCAGGAAATGCTTTTTGAACATTCTGAACTTTTTTATGATTTAGATCTTAATGCAACACCTAGTTCAGATAAAATGAGTGAAATTCATACAGTTTTGAGTGAAGAACCTAGATATAAAGCTTTACAGAAACTTGCACCGGATAGGGAGTCTCTTCTACTTAAGCATATAGGATTTGTTTATCATCCCACTAAAGAAACATGTCTTAGTGGCCAAAACTGTACAGACATTAAAGTAGAGCAGTTACTTGCCAGTAGTCTTTTGCAGTTGGATCATGGTCGCTTACGGTTGTATCATGATAGCACCAATATAGATAAAGTtaaccttttcattttagggaaaGATGGCCTTGCCCAAGAACTAGCAAATGAGATAAGGACACAATCCACTGACGATGAGTATGCCTTAGATGGAAAAATTTATGAACTTGATCTTCGGCCTGTTGATGCCAAGTCGCCTTACTTTTTAAGTCAGTTGTGGACTGCTGCCTTTAAACCACATGGGTGCTTTTGTGTATTTAATTCCATTGAGTCACTGAATTTTATTGGGGAGTTTATTGGAAAAATAAGAACTGAAGCTTCTCAGATCAGAAAAGATAAGTATATGGCCAACCTTCCATTTACATTAATTCTGGCTAATCAGAGAGATTCTATTAGTAAGAATCTACCAATTCTCAGGCACCAAGGGCAACAGTTGGCAAACAAGTTACAGTGTCCTTTTGTAGATGTACCTGGTGGTACATATCCTCGTAAATTTAATGAAACCCAAATAAAGCAAGCTCTAAGAGGAGTATTAGAATCTGTTAAACATAATTTAGATGTGGTGAGCCCAGTTCCCACCAATAAGGATGTATCAGAAGCTGACTTGAGAATTGTCATGTGTGCCATGTGTGGTGATCCATTTAGTGTGGATCTTATTCTTTCACCCTTCCTTGATTCTCATTCTTGTAGTGCTGCCCAAGCTGGACAGAATAATTCCCTAATGCTTGATAAAATCATTGGTGAAAAAAGGAGGCGAATACAGATCACAATATTATCATACCATTCCTCAATTGGAGTAAGGAAAGATGAACTGGTTCATGGTTATATACTAGTGTATTCTGCCAAACGGAAAGCATCAATGGGAATGCTTCGAGCATTTCTGTCAGAGGTTCAGGACACCATCCCTGTACAACTGGTGGCAGTTACTGACAGCCAAGCAGACTTTTTTGAAAATGAGGCCATCAAGGAGTTAATGACTGAAGGAGAACACATTGCAACTGAGATCTCTGCTAAATTTACAGCATTGTATTCTTTATCTCAGTATCATCGGCAAACTGAGGTCTTTACACTGTTTTTCAGTGATgttctagagaaaaaaaatatgatagaAAATTCCTATTTATCTGATAGTACAAGGGAATCAACCCATCAGAGTGAAGATGTTTTCCTGCCATCTCCCAGAGACTGCTTTCCCTACAACAACTACCCTGATTCAGATGATGATACAGAAGCACCACCTCCTTATAGTCCAATTGGGGATGATGTACAGCTGCTTCCAACACCTAGTGACCGATCCAGATATAGATTAGATTTGGAAGGAAATGAATACCCTATTCACAGCACCCCGAATTGTCATGACCATGAACGCAACCATAAAGTGCCTCCACCTATTAAACCTAAACCAGTTGCACCGAAGACAAACGTGAAAAAATTGGATCCaaaccttttaaaaacaattgaaGCTGGTATTGGTAAAAATCCAAGAAAACAGACTTCTCGGGTGCCTTTGGCACATCCCGAAGATATGGATCCTTCAGATAACTATTCAGAACCCATTGACACAATTTTCAAACAGAAGGGCTATTCTGATGAGATATACGTTGTCCCAGATGACAGTCAGAATCGTGTTATTAAAATTAGAAACTCATTTGTAAATAACACCCAAGGAGATGAAGAAAATGGATTTTCCGATAGAACCTCGAAAAGTCATGGAGAACGGAGGCcttcaaaatacaaatataaatctaAAACCTTGTTTAGTAAAGCCAAGTCATACTACAGAAGAACACATTCAGATGCAAGTGATGATGAGGCTTTCACGACTTCTAAAacgaaaagaaaaggaagacatcGTGGAAGTGAGGAAGATCCACTTCTTTCTCCGGTTGAAACTTGGAAAGGTGGTATTGATAATCCTGCAATCACTTCAGATCAAGAGTTAGatgataagaaaatgaagaagaaaacccacaaagtgaaagaagacaaaaaagtaA